In Spirosoma sp. KUDC1026, the sequence ACCACTTTGGACGCCTGAAAATGTGCGAGCCGAGCCGGTTCCTAATGGAAATTGATCAGAAGTATTTGAAGATGTCGAAGCTGCGTTCGGCGCCGAGCCGGATGGATTTCGATCGCCCCGAAAAAGATCGTAGCGAAAGCACATCGACGGGCTCCATGTCATTTGTCCGGTCGCTGGCTCAGAAAACAGCCCGGTCGCAGGCGCCCCAACCGCTTACGTCGCATACCCCCTCGGCCGATTTTGCGCCAACGAGTACGGCCGATCTAGCAACTGGTCAGCGGGTGGAGCACGCCAAATTTGGTTTTGGTACGGTTAAAAAAGTCGACGTGAACGGCACCGAGCGAAAAGCAACGATTCAGTTTGAGAAAGCAGGCGAGAAAGTCCTGCTGCTGAGCTTTGCCAAGCTGCGGGTGGTCGCTTAAATGATTTTGAGGATGATGAAAAAGTCGCTTGTCTGCAAAATGATCGCTGGTTTCATTATCTACCTGCTAATAGCTTTTGGTGCACTAGTAGCGCCCATACCAAGAGAGTTGAGAATGATAGTTGGGACAATATTTCTTTTAACTCCTATGGTGGGAACTATTGTACTGATGATTAGCAATAAAAAAAAGCCATGAGAACGTTACAATATCGATTGATTCTGACGCCGGAACCCGAAGGCGGATACACGGTGAAAGTCCCTGCTATTCGAGGATGTGTTACGTATGGCGAAACGGTGGAAGAAGCCATCGCTATGGCGAAGGATGCTATTGAAGGATGCCTGGAAGTTCTTAAAGAGGAAGGCCAGCCTATTCCTCCCGACGACAGTCGAACACTGGAGTATTCATTAAGTTTGGTAACAGAACTGGTATGAACCTGTCGTCCAAACGGCTAATCAAAATTCTTGAAGAACACGGATTTGTTCTAAAACGGATGGGAAAGGGAAGCCATCATATATTACAATCCAGATACTAAAATCACTGTACCGGTTCCCGTTCATAGCAAAGACATGAAAAAGGGTACGTTCTTCAGCGTTTTGAAGGAAGCAGGTATTGATCTGTCTACGTTAGATTAATAATACTGGGTACAAAATTTGCCTTACTCAGCGTTTCTCAGAAAACGATTAATTTCTTTCCATCCATTATTCATGAATTCCCGTTATGCGATTGCTTTTGGTTTAGTCATTACCACGCTGACTGTTGTGGCGCAGCCTGGCAGCGCGCAAACCGACGTAACGCAGGCTAACCTGGCGCAATCGGCGGCTCCTCAGTCGGGCACGACTGCTGGTGCCGGTAACTCACGCGTGGAAAACCTGGGCAATCAGGTAAATTCGGAGTATAACGAAATCAACCCAATGATTTCGCCGGATGGCCGGACCCTGTATTTTGCTCGGATCAGTCACCCGAACAATACGCATGGCGACAAAGGAAGTCAGGATATATGGTATTCGGAGCAGGATATGAATAACAAGTGGGGGCCCGCCAAACGCATGGGCTTCCCGCTGAATAAGGACGAATACAACTGCGCCTACAGCATTACGCCCGACGGCAATACCATGCTCGTAAAGGGGGCCTATGCAAACGGAAACTACGAAACCCGTGGGTTTTCGATCAGTAAACGGACAGCGAACGGCTGGTCGGCTCCGCAGAAAATAGAGATTCCCAGTTATACTAACATGAGCAAAGGGCAGTTCGACTGCGGATTCATGTCGGCTGATGGGAAAGTATTACTGATGGCGTTCAGCGAAAAGAAAAATAGTAAGGAAGACGACATCTACGTCAGCTTCCGGCAAAAAGACAACTCGTGGAGTAAACCGATCAGCCTCGGGTCGGACGTAAACACAAAATTCACGGAAACGACGCCGTTCCTGGCTCCCGATGGGGCAACGCTTTATTTCTCCAGCGATCGCGAGGGGGGGCAGGGGAGTAATGATATTTACGTCTGCAAACGGGTCGATAAAACCTGGCAGCACTGGTCGAAACCGGTCAATCTCGGTCCTACGGTCAACACAGACGGCTACGATGCGTATTACTCACTGGCTGCATCAGGCGAATATGCCTATCTGACGACCTTCAAGAACACACTGGGCAAAGGGGACATTGTTCGGGTGAAGCTAACCGATGAACAACCGACCAATCAACCCGGCAAAGTTGGGGGAGGAGAAGGCGATCTGGCTGCTGCGCCAACCGCAACCAAACCCGATCCGGTTGCGCTCATCAGTGGTAAAGTAATTGACCAGACTACGGGTAAGCCCGTCGAAGCCCGGATTATCTACCAGACCCTGTCGGATGGGGCAGAGGTCGGCGAGGCTACGTCCGATCCGATAACGGGCGAGTACAAAATTGTTCTGCCGTACGGGCAGAAGTATAGCATGCGGGCCATCGCCAAGAATTTTATTGCCGAGGGCGATAATGTTGATCTAACCCAGACCAAAGGTTTTCAGGAGATTAAAGGGAAAGAACTGAAACTGGTCCCGATTGAGAAAGGAAACACGATACGTATCAATAACATCTTCTTTGACACGGGTAAATCTGAACTGCGGCCGGAATCCAGTCCTGAACTGGATCGTCTGGTAACAACCCTGAACGAAACGCCCAAAATGGTGATCGAAGTGCGGGGACATACGGATAACACCGGTTCCAACGAGATCAATACCAAACTGTCGCAGGACCGGGCCGATGCCGTTCGGGAGTATTTTATCAGCAAAGGTATTGAACCCGATCGGGTTGCGAGTAAGGGTTTTGGCGAAAGCAAGCCCGTGGCGACCAACGACACCGACGCCGGCCGTCAGCAGAACCGTCGGGTTGAATTCATTATTGTGCAGAAATAAGCTGACCGCTAATCCATTTTTTCTCCCGTTGAGCAGGTTACCTGGTCCTGTCTTCCTATTTTTTCAATAGGTGAATGGTATGTGTGTTAGCTTTACTCAAAACTAACATACATACCATGAAACGTTTCCCGCTATTTATCGCCCTTGTCCTACTGGCTTTCTCCGCCGTTACCACGTCGGCCGTTGCTCAATCTAAGCCGGGAGCATCTGACGTAACGACGTCCGATCCCAAGCTTGATTCGCTGACCAAACTATCGCAGAAATACCTGAACGACAATCAGCCCGATTCGCTCTACGCACTCATGGCGGAGAGCTTTAAAGCGCAGATCTCAGCCGATAAAATGAAAGAAGTATCATCGCAACTTGTTGGTCAGCTCGGCAAATGGACAGCTATTGAACCCAAAGGTGTGCAGGATGGCGTGGGAAAATACAAAGCTACGTTTGCGCTGGCCGCGCTGGATTTCTTTATCGGTCTGGACAAACAGGGAAAAATTGAAACCTTCCTGTTTAAACCCATCACTGAATGAAGTATAGCTGTGGTCTGGTAGTGGTAATGCTGCTACTGATGGGCCTGAATGGTGTGGCACAGCCTGCCAGCCAGGCCGTCGACTCCATAGCCACCCTGGTTCGAACGTACTACAATGCGCGTCAGGCCGATAGTATCTATGCGCTGACAGATGCTTCCTTCA encodes:
- a CDS encoding type II toxin-antitoxin system HicB family antitoxin, with the protein product MRTLQYRLILTPEPEGGYTVKVPAIRGCVTYGETVEEAIAMAKDAIEGCLEVLKEEGQPIPPDDSRTLEYSLSLVTELV
- a CDS encoding OmpA family protein; its protein translation is MNSRYAIAFGLVITTLTVVAQPGSAQTDVTQANLAQSAAPQSGTTAGAGNSRVENLGNQVNSEYNEINPMISPDGRTLYFARISHPNNTHGDKGSQDIWYSEQDMNNKWGPAKRMGFPLNKDEYNCAYSITPDGNTMLVKGAYANGNYETRGFSISKRTANGWSAPQKIEIPSYTNMSKGQFDCGFMSADGKVLLMAFSEKKNSKEDDIYVSFRQKDNSWSKPISLGSDVNTKFTETTPFLAPDGATLYFSSDREGGQGSNDIYVCKRVDKTWQHWSKPVNLGPTVNTDGYDAYYSLAASGEYAYLTTFKNTLGKGDIVRVKLTDEQPTNQPGKVGGGEGDLAAAPTATKPDPVALISGKVIDQTTGKPVEARIIYQTLSDGAEVGEATSDPITGEYKIVLPYGQKYSMRAIAKNFIAEGDNVDLTQTKGFQEIKGKELKLVPIEKGNTIRINNIFFDTGKSELRPESSPELDRLVTTLNETPKMVIEVRGHTDNTGSNEINTKLSQDRADAVREYFISKGIEPDRVASKGFGESKPVATNDTDAGRQQNRRVEFIIVQK
- a CDS encoding DUF3887 domain-containing protein gives rise to the protein MKRFPLFIALVLLAFSAVTTSAVAQSKPGASDVTTSDPKLDSLTKLSQKYLNDNQPDSLYALMAESFKAQISADKMKEVSSQLVGQLGKWTAIEPKGVQDGVGKYKATFALAALDFFIGLDKQGKIETFLFKPITE